From Amyelois transitella isolate CPQ chromosome 4, ilAmyTran1.1, whole genome shotgun sequence, one genomic window encodes:
- the LOC106138711 gene encoding matrix metalloproteinase-14 isoform X3, producing MRIFSSRKEYISSRNMTALSIRSSLRILWTVVAAMVFLTRISAAPAFEGGISQATMYLDKFGYLSPKIRNPTSGHIIDESLFRKAVAEFQSFAGLNTTGDLDEETKKMMAMPRCGVRDKVGFGESRAKRYALQGSRWRIKNLTYRIAKYPSRLNHADVDLELAKAFSVWSDYTDLTFTQKRSGQVHIEIRFETGEHGDGDPFDGPGGTLAHAYFPVYGGDAHFDDAETWTINSKRGTNLFQVAAHEFGHSLGLSHSDVRSALMAPFYRGYDPAFQLDQDDIQGIQALYGRKTQTDIGGGAAPAPAPNTPRPSAEDPALCADSKFDTIFNGADGSTFIFKGENYWRLTEDGVASGYPRLISRAWPGLPGNIDAAFTYKNGKTYFFKGSKYWRYNGQKMDGDYPKDISEGFSGIPDNLDAALVWSGNGKIYFYKGSKFWRFDPTKRPPVKATYPKPVSNWEGIPDNIDAALQYTNGYTYFFKGGSYWRFNDRSFSVDTDNPAFPRSTAFWWLGCSSAPRGTVGGVKSSAPRSFFWFRK from the exons atgAGAATATTTAGCAGTAGAAAAGAATACATATCATCGAGAAACATGACGGCCTTAAGCATCAGATCAAGTCTTAGAATATTATGGACGGTGGTAGCGGCTATGGTCTTCCTAACTAGAATCAGTGCGGCGCCTGCGTTCGAGGGTGGTATCAGCCAGGCTACG ATGTACCTGGATAAATTTGGATACTTAAGTCCCAAAATTAGAAATCCTACAAGTGGGCATATCATTGATGAGAGCTTATTCCGGAAAGCAGTTGCTGAGTTCCAAAGTTTTGCTGGCCTGAACACGACAG gcGACTTAGATGAAGAGACTAAAAAAATGATGGCTATGCCTAGGTGTGGTGTAAGAGATAAAGTTGGTTTTGGTGAAAGTCGTGCTAAGAGATATGCTCTACAAG GCTCAAGATGGCGTATTAAGAACCTCACTTACAGGATAGCCAAGTACCCTTCAAGACTGAACCACGCTGATGTGGACTTGGAACTCGCTAAAGCCTTTTCCGTGTGGTCTGACTATACCGATCTCACTTTCACACAGAAACGCTCTGGTCAAGTCCACATTGAGATAAG ATTCGAGACTGGAGAGCATGGGGACGGTGATCCATTCGACGGCCCTGGAGGCACTTTGGCCCACGCTTATTTCCCT GTATACGGAGGTGATGCTCACTTTGACGATGCTGAGACATGGACCATCAACTCCAAAAGAGgaacaaatttatttcag gtTGCTGCTCACGAATTCGGTCATTCCTTGGGTCTGTCCCATAGTGACGTCCGCTCAGCGCTCATGGCTCCCTTCTACAGAGGATACGACCCCGCCTTCCAGCTCGACCAGGATGACATCCAGGGTATTCAG GCGCTGTATGGCCGTAAGACCCAAACTGACATCGGCGGCGGGGCTGCGCCTGCGCCGGCACCAAACACGCCACGGCCCTCCGCAGAGGACCCTGCGCTCTGTGCGGATTCCAAGTTCGACACCATCTTCAATGGTGCCGACGGATCCACCTTCATATTCAAGG GAGAAAATTACTGGCGACTGACTGAAGATGGAGTGGCATCAGGCTACCCTCGCCTGATTTCCCGCGCTTGGCCCGGCTTGCCTGGTAACATCGACGCTGCTTTCACATACAAGAATGGCAAAACTTACTTCTTCAAGGGCTCTAAGTACTGGAGGTACAATGGACAGAAAATGGATGGAGACTACCCTAAAGATATTAGTGAAG GATTTAGTGGCATTCCTGACAATTTAGACGCTGCCTTGGTTTGGTCAGGCAATGGCAAGATTTACTTCTATAAAGGCTCCAAATTCTGGAGGTTCGACCCGACCAAGCGACCCCCGGTTAAGGCCACCTACCCTAAGCCCGTCTCTAACTGGGAGGGCATTCCTGACAATATTGATGCTGCCTTACAATATACTAATggatatacatatttctttaaagGAGGTTCCTATTGGAGGTTTAATGACAGATCATTtagt gttgACACAGATAATCCAGCTTTCCCGCGGTCCACCGCATTCTGGTGGCTGGGCTGCAGCAGCGCGCCGCGCGGTACTGTTGGAG GTGTAAAATCATCCGCTCCCAGGTCATTCTTCTGGTTCAGGAAATAG
- the LOC106138711 gene encoding matrix metalloproteinase-14 isoform X2, protein MRIFSSRKEYISSRNMTALSIRSSLRILWTVVAAMVFLTRISAAPAFEGGISQATMYLDKFGYLSPKIRNPTSGHIIDESLFRKAVAEFQSFAGLNTTGDLDEETKKMMAMPRCGVRDKVGFGESRAKRYALQGSRWRIKNLTYRIAKYPSRLNHADVDLELAKAFSVWSDYTDLTFTQKRSGQVHIEIRFETGEHGDGDPFDGPGGTLAHAYFPVYGGDAHFDDAETWTINSKRGTNLFQVAAHEFGHSLGLSHSDVRSALMAPFYRGYDPAFQLDQDDIQGIQALYGRKTQTDIGGGAAPAPAPNTPRPSAEDPALCADSKFDTIFNGADGSTFIFKGENYWRLTEDGVASGYPRLISRAWPGLPGNIDAAFTYKNGKTYFFKGSKYWRYNGQKMDGDYPKDISEGFSGIPDNLDAALVWSGNGKIYFYKGSKFWRFDPTKRPPVKATYPKPVSNWEGIPDNIDAALQYTNGYTYFFKGGSYWRFNDRSFSVDTDNPAFPRSTAFWWLGCSSAPRGTVGDGEEATGGRESGAGATRLSLGVMLGTSLIATLTTRLFSRV, encoded by the exons atgAGAATATTTAGCAGTAGAAAAGAATACATATCATCGAGAAACATGACGGCCTTAAGCATCAGATCAAGTCTTAGAATATTATGGACGGTGGTAGCGGCTATGGTCTTCCTAACTAGAATCAGTGCGGCGCCTGCGTTCGAGGGTGGTATCAGCCAGGCTACG ATGTACCTGGATAAATTTGGATACTTAAGTCCCAAAATTAGAAATCCTACAAGTGGGCATATCATTGATGAGAGCTTATTCCGGAAAGCAGTTGCTGAGTTCCAAAGTTTTGCTGGCCTGAACACGACAG gcGACTTAGATGAAGAGACTAAAAAAATGATGGCTATGCCTAGGTGTGGTGTAAGAGATAAAGTTGGTTTTGGTGAAAGTCGTGCTAAGAGATATGCTCTACAAG GCTCAAGATGGCGTATTAAGAACCTCACTTACAGGATAGCCAAGTACCCTTCAAGACTGAACCACGCTGATGTGGACTTGGAACTCGCTAAAGCCTTTTCCGTGTGGTCTGACTATACCGATCTCACTTTCACACAGAAACGCTCTGGTCAAGTCCACATTGAGATAAG ATTCGAGACTGGAGAGCATGGGGACGGTGATCCATTCGACGGCCCTGGAGGCACTTTGGCCCACGCTTATTTCCCT GTATACGGAGGTGATGCTCACTTTGACGATGCTGAGACATGGACCATCAACTCCAAAAGAGgaacaaatttatttcag gtTGCTGCTCACGAATTCGGTCATTCCTTGGGTCTGTCCCATAGTGACGTCCGCTCAGCGCTCATGGCTCCCTTCTACAGAGGATACGACCCCGCCTTCCAGCTCGACCAGGATGACATCCAGGGTATTCAG GCGCTGTATGGCCGTAAGACCCAAACTGACATCGGCGGCGGGGCTGCGCCTGCGCCGGCACCAAACACGCCACGGCCCTCCGCAGAGGACCCTGCGCTCTGTGCGGATTCCAAGTTCGACACCATCTTCAATGGTGCCGACGGATCCACCTTCATATTCAAGG GAGAAAATTACTGGCGACTGACTGAAGATGGAGTGGCATCAGGCTACCCTCGCCTGATTTCCCGCGCTTGGCCCGGCTTGCCTGGTAACATCGACGCTGCTTTCACATACAAGAATGGCAAAACTTACTTCTTCAAGGGCTCTAAGTACTGGAGGTACAATGGACAGAAAATGGATGGAGACTACCCTAAAGATATTAGTGAAG GATTTAGTGGCATTCCTGACAATTTAGACGCTGCCTTGGTTTGGTCAGGCAATGGCAAGATTTACTTCTATAAAGGCTCCAAATTCTGGAGGTTCGACCCGACCAAGCGACCCCCGGTTAAGGCCACCTACCCTAAGCCCGTCTCTAACTGGGAGGGCATTCCTGACAATATTGATGCTGCCTTACAATATACTAATggatatacatatttctttaaagGAGGTTCCTATTGGAGGTTTAATGACAGATCATTtagt gttgACACAGATAATCCAGCTTTCCCGCGGTCCACCGCATTCTGGTGGCTGGGCTGCAGCAGCGCGCCGCGCGGTACTGTTGGAG ATGGTGAGGAAGCGACGGGCGGGAGAGAAAGCGGAGCGGGTGCGACGCGGCTCTCTCTGGGTGTGATGTTGGGAACATCGCTGATAGCAACGCTCACAACACGACTGTTCTCCCGCGTCTAG
- the LOC106138711 gene encoding matrix metalloproteinase-14 isoform X1 — protein MRIFSSRKEYISSRNMTALSIRSSLRILWTVVAAMVFLTRISAAPAFEGGISQATMYLDKFGYLSPKIRNPTSGHIIDESLFRKAVAEFQSFAGLNTTGDLDEETKKMMAMPRCGVRDKVGFGESRAKRYALQGSRWRIKNLTYRIAKYPSRLNHADVDLELAKAFSVWSDYTDLTFTQKRSGQVHIEIRFETGEHGDGDPFDGPGGTLAHAYFPVYGGDAHFDDAETWTINSKRGTNLFQVAAHEFGHSLGLSHSDVRSALMAPFYRGYDPAFQLDQDDIQGIQALYGRKTQTDIGGGAAPAPAPNTPRPSAEDPALCADSKFDTIFNGADGSTFIFKGENYWRLTEDGVASGYPRLISRAWPGLPGNIDAAFTYKNGKTYFFKGSKYWRYNGQKMDGDYPKDISEGFSGIPDNLDAALVWSGNGKIYFYKGSKFWRFDPTKRPPVKATYPKPVSNWEGIPDNIDAALQYTNGYTYFFKGGSYWRFNDRSFSVDTDNPAFPRSTAFWWLGCSSAPRGTVGGNSKYAAYTNSPDEDDVGDIIFDADGEEATGGRESGAGATRLSLGVMLGTSLIATLTTRLFSRV, from the exons atgAGAATATTTAGCAGTAGAAAAGAATACATATCATCGAGAAACATGACGGCCTTAAGCATCAGATCAAGTCTTAGAATATTATGGACGGTGGTAGCGGCTATGGTCTTCCTAACTAGAATCAGTGCGGCGCCTGCGTTCGAGGGTGGTATCAGCCAGGCTACG ATGTACCTGGATAAATTTGGATACTTAAGTCCCAAAATTAGAAATCCTACAAGTGGGCATATCATTGATGAGAGCTTATTCCGGAAAGCAGTTGCTGAGTTCCAAAGTTTTGCTGGCCTGAACACGACAG gcGACTTAGATGAAGAGACTAAAAAAATGATGGCTATGCCTAGGTGTGGTGTAAGAGATAAAGTTGGTTTTGGTGAAAGTCGTGCTAAGAGATATGCTCTACAAG GCTCAAGATGGCGTATTAAGAACCTCACTTACAGGATAGCCAAGTACCCTTCAAGACTGAACCACGCTGATGTGGACTTGGAACTCGCTAAAGCCTTTTCCGTGTGGTCTGACTATACCGATCTCACTTTCACACAGAAACGCTCTGGTCAAGTCCACATTGAGATAAG ATTCGAGACTGGAGAGCATGGGGACGGTGATCCATTCGACGGCCCTGGAGGCACTTTGGCCCACGCTTATTTCCCT GTATACGGAGGTGATGCTCACTTTGACGATGCTGAGACATGGACCATCAACTCCAAAAGAGgaacaaatttatttcag gtTGCTGCTCACGAATTCGGTCATTCCTTGGGTCTGTCCCATAGTGACGTCCGCTCAGCGCTCATGGCTCCCTTCTACAGAGGATACGACCCCGCCTTCCAGCTCGACCAGGATGACATCCAGGGTATTCAG GCGCTGTATGGCCGTAAGACCCAAACTGACATCGGCGGCGGGGCTGCGCCTGCGCCGGCACCAAACACGCCACGGCCCTCCGCAGAGGACCCTGCGCTCTGTGCGGATTCCAAGTTCGACACCATCTTCAATGGTGCCGACGGATCCACCTTCATATTCAAGG GAGAAAATTACTGGCGACTGACTGAAGATGGAGTGGCATCAGGCTACCCTCGCCTGATTTCCCGCGCTTGGCCCGGCTTGCCTGGTAACATCGACGCTGCTTTCACATACAAGAATGGCAAAACTTACTTCTTCAAGGGCTCTAAGTACTGGAGGTACAATGGACAGAAAATGGATGGAGACTACCCTAAAGATATTAGTGAAG GATTTAGTGGCATTCCTGACAATTTAGACGCTGCCTTGGTTTGGTCAGGCAATGGCAAGATTTACTTCTATAAAGGCTCCAAATTCTGGAGGTTCGACCCGACCAAGCGACCCCCGGTTAAGGCCACCTACCCTAAGCCCGTCTCTAACTGGGAGGGCATTCCTGACAATATTGATGCTGCCTTACAATATACTAATggatatacatatttctttaaagGAGGTTCCTATTGGAGGTTTAATGACAGATCATTtagt gttgACACAGATAATCCAGCTTTCCCGCGGTCCACCGCATTCTGGTGGCTGGGCTGCAGCAGCGCGCCGCGCGGTACTGTTGGAGGTAACTCGAAATACGCCGCCTACACCAACTCGCCCGACGAAGACGATGTCGGCGATATCATATTCGACGCAG ATGGTGAGGAAGCGACGGGCGGGAGAGAAAGCGGAGCGGGTGCGACGCGGCTCTCTCTGGGTGTGATGTTGGGAACATCGCTGATAGCAACGCTCACAACACGACTGTTCTCCCGCGTCTAG